The following coding sequences lie in one Nakaseomyces glabratus chromosome I, complete sequence genomic window:
- the VMA3 gene encoding H(+)-transporting V0 sector ATPase subunit c (CAGL0I01562g~Ortholog(s) have proton-transporting ATPase activity, rotational mechanism activity, role in response to antibiotic and endoplasmic reticulum localization), giving the protein MSELCPVYAPFFGAIGCAAAIIFTSLGAAYGTAKSGVGVCVTCVLRPDLLIKSIVPIVMAGIIAIYGLVVSVLISSSLTQKQALYTGFVQLGAGLSVGLSGLAAGFAIGIVGDAGVRGTAQQPRLFVGMILILIFSEVLGLYGLIVALLMNSRATQDVIC; this is encoded by the coding sequence ATGTCTGAATTGTGTCCAGTTTATGCGCCATTCTTCGGTGCCATTGGTTGTGCAGCTGCCATCATTTTCACTTCTTTGGGTGCTGCTTACGGTACCGCAAAGTCTGGTGTTGGTGTATGTGTAACCTGTGTTCTAAGACCAGATCTTTTGATTAAGAGTATTGTTCCAATTGTTATGGCCGGTATTATTGCCATTTACGGTCTAGTTGTTTCCGTGTTGATCAGTTCGTCTCTGACCCAAAAACAAGCTCTATACACCGGTTTCGTCCAATTGGGTGCAGGTCTTTCAGTTGGTTTGAGTGGTCTAGCTGCTGGTTTCGCCATTGGTATTGTTGGTGATGCCGGTGTCAGAGGTACTGCTCAACAACCAAGATTATTTGTAGgtatgattttgattttaattttcTCAGAAGTTTTAGGTTTGTACGGTTTGATTGTCGCTCTATTGATGAATTCCAGAGCTACTCAAGACGTTATCTGTTAA
- the NUP85 gene encoding Nup85p (CAGL0I01584g~Ortholog(s) have euchromatin binding, structural constituent of nuclear pore activity), whose amino-acid sequence MLNDLVMDVDLDFADGQSPMRTKKANEIIRDPISGSVVIPIDADKFPKESHNSPLVFKLGNGANENIMHVKSQKDVNLYPVPLSTSDFSENFINYICNLFDIYQDLGSHRIFSRPTIGVISSDYELEHTRVVNMALDSMIIELEILIASYDKLENANIARILELEQCLVILQCLRTFQFIDSINDRATFFDSLLKWTNRTDGEPKVEYIQSIFGQSDSSQVFFTEPFWKLVYQLLLRGLTEQAINTLEKSELAKYLKENCETTSTIFEDFIQLVKNYPLESEEHFREWKSFALELQQNFEDADTKIPVPLRKNLLDAISITAGNRDKILQHSSFWYESLTGFLLYYIPSEELIQEYVGLAVSKTPIDVTNPWETACLKILQNDIFPVLPILESLDNCTASFSAALCESKGLLIDRYTILEENSGSDDIEIDDIFSQRNGMASFLLNNFALELCSMKMKTLWPVAIGLISLSPYNTPSSKKSTIAELIPHYPFETNDDIEWALSVCAKWRLPDIAKEIYTTLGNQMLDNGNTVEAIANFSKAGQYELVKHYSWLLFENAAFQGKPMEDEVLSAIVDGDFNTSELIPDEVLNKVVTNAMRQSLSPYAVLSQFFSNVENERWSKALQQLMSLIEFEYLPKKYTVLLIVKYMYPLFLNDDQRMIDEETLVSLLAAIEKNWDCDDTDSVIAYEKLSEEIADLPKELKSMEKLIRKKLNGKLCLNLMI is encoded by the coding sequence ATGCTGAATGATCTGGTGATGGATGTCGACCTGGACTTTGCAGATGGTCAAAGTCCTATGAGGACCAAGAAAGctaatgaaataataagaGATCCCATATCAGGCTCAGTGGTCATTCCTATTGATGCAGATAAATTTCCTAAAGAAAGCCATAATTCTCCTTTGGTATTCAAATTAGGAAACGGTGCTAATGAGAATATAATGCATGTCAAATCGCAAAAAGATGTGAATCTTTATCCAGTACCTTTGTCAACATCCGACTTCAGTGAGAATTTCATCAACTATATATGTAACCTCTTCGATATCTACCAGGACTTGGGAAGCCATCGCATCTTTTCAAGGCCTACCATTGGTGTTATTAGTTCAGATTATGAACTTGAGCACACCAGAGTAGTCAATATGGCTTTGGATTCAATGATTATAGAGTTGGAAATTTTAATTGCTTCATATGACAAATTAGAAAATGCTAACATAGCAAGAATATTAGAGTTAGAGCAGTGTTTGGTAATCCTGCAATGCCTTAGAACTTTCCAATTTATAGATTCTATTAATGATAGGGCTACTTTCTTTGATAGCCTGTTGAAATGGACTAACAGGACTGACGGTGAACCCAAGGTAGAATACATTCAAAGCATATTCGGACAATCTGACAGCAGTCAGGTATTTTTTACTGAACCATTTTGGAAATTAGTTTACCAACTGCTATTGAGAGGGCTTACTGAACAAGCTATAAACACACTTGAAAAATCGGAACTCgcaaaatatttgaaagaaaactgTGAGACAACTAGCACCATCTTTGAAGATTTTATACAATTAGTCAAGAATTACCCACTTGAATCAGAGGAACATTTCAGGGAATGGAAGTCTTTTGCTCTAGAATTACAGCAAAACTTTGAAGATGCAGATACTAAAATTCCTGTACCACTTCGCAAGAATTTACTAGATGCGATATCCATTACAGCTGGTAATCGTGACAAGATTTTACAGCACTCGTCATTTTGGTATGAGTCACTTACTGGTTTCCTTTTGTACTACATTCCATCTGAGGAACTCATACAGGAATATGTAGGTCTGGCAGTTAGCAAGACTCCAATTGATGTAACTAACCCATGGGAAACTGCTTGTTTAAAAATACTACAAAATGATATATTCCCAGTTCTTCCAATACTTGAATCGCTAGATAATTGTACGGCAAGCTTTAGTGCAGCATTATGCGAATCAAAAGGGCTACTCATTGACAGGTATACAATCCTCGAGGAAAATAGCGGATCAGACGATATCGAAAtagatgatattttttcacaaaGAAATGGTATGGCAAGTTTTCTCTTAAATAATTTTGCATTAGAATTATGTTCCatgaaaatgaagacaTTATGGCCAGTTGCTATTGGTCTGATTTCCCTATCTCCCTACAACACACCAAGTTCTAAGAAATCTACAATTGCCGAATTAATACCTCATTATCCATTTGAAACTAATGATGACATTGAATGGGCACTAAGCGTGTGTGCCAAATGGAGACTACCAGATATTGCCAAGGAGATATATACAACTTTAGGTAATCAAATGCTAGACAATGGTAACACTGTAGAGGCCATAGCAAACTTTAGCAAAGCCGGTCAATATGAGTTAGTAAAGCATTATTCTTGGCTTTTGTTTGAGAACGCAGCGTTTCAAGGAAAGCCAATGGAGGATGAAGTGTTGAGTGCCATTGTTGATGGAGATTTCAATACTTCAGAACTAATACCAGACGAAGTGCTGAACAAAGTTGTTACTAACGCAATGAGGCAGTCGCTTTCACCATACGCTGTCCTTTCTCAGTTTTTCAGCAATGTGGAGAACGAGAGGTGGTCTAAGGCCCTTCAACAATTAATGTCACTGATTGAATTTGAGTACTTGCCTAAGAAATACACAGTCCTGCTAATTGTCAAATACATGTATCCTTTGTTCTTGAATGATGACCAGAGAATGATTGATGAGGAGACTTTAGTATCTTTATTGGCTGctattgaaaagaattggGATTGTGATGATACCGATTCAGTCATCGCTTATGAGAAACTGTCTGAGGAAATTGCGGATCTACCGAAAGAGTTGAAATCAATGGAGAAGCTAATAAGGAAAAAGTTGAATGGGAAACTCTGcttgaatttgatgatatag
- the VPS55 gene encoding Vps55p (CAGL0I01518g~Ortholog(s) have role in late endosome to vacuole transport via multivesicular body sorting pathway and Golgi apparatus, Vps55/Vps68 complex, fungal-type vacuole membrane, late endosome localization): MELRISPLTRIISLSGFLASGFLFVILSCALYHNYYPLFGTLIFLLAPIPNSLFGRKGYDTSDFMSDTTNNARDFGHFLTSMMVTSGIVLPFVFYHCQLIGSVSCIMSMVGGLIIYLSIIIFSWFFSTSWDSEDDNLFG; this comes from the coding sequence ATGGAATTGAGGATTTCGCCACTTACTAGAATTATATCCCTATCAGGATTTTTAGCTTCTGGTTTCCTGTTTGTTATATTAAGCTGTGCCTTATATCACAATTACTACCCTCTATTTGGCACACTTATATTTTTACTGGCACCGATCCCAAACTCACTGTTTGGAAGGAAAGGCTATGATACCTCTGATTTCATGTCTGATACTACCAACAATGCCCGTGATTTTGGCCATTTCCTGACAAGTATGATGGTAACGAGTGGTATTGTGTTGCCCTTTGTATTCTACCACTGCCAGTTAATTGGCTCTGTGAGCTGTATTATGAGTATGGTCGGTGGTCTGATAATATACTTGAGTATCATTATCTTCTCCTGGTTTTTCAGCACTTCTTGGGACAGCGAGGACGATAACCTGTTCGGCtag